From Stenotrophomonas nitritireducens, the proteins below share one genomic window:
- the mltG gene encoding endolytic transglycosylase MltG, producing the protein MAGAKRGCLLVLAVLVLLVALAGAGAAWLWQRQGSFADTPLTPSAASITIASGDSLTSVLRKLRAAGVDEGDDLQWQLLARQLDAAGKLKVGEYALEPAPTPRQLLQNMRQGKVLQYRVTIVEGWNIRQLRAALARAQPLLHETTDLADTELMAKLGFPDQHPEGRFLPETYIYQRGDSDVDVLKRAHAAMEKELAAAWAGRSDDLPLKSPYELLILASIIEKETGLASERPQIAGVFVRRLKMGMRLQTDPTVIYGIGSAYDGNIRKIHLTTDTPYNTYTRAGLTPTPIAMPGRDALHAAANPAPGDALYFVAVGDGSGAHVFSASYTDHNTAVAEYLQRLRAKRSEAAAQ; encoded by the coding sequence ATGGCGGGTGCCAAGCGCGGATGTCTGCTGGTGCTGGCGGTGTTGGTACTGCTGGTGGCATTGGCTGGCGCAGGTGCGGCCTGGTTGTGGCAGCGGCAGGGCAGTTTTGCCGATACGCCGCTGACGCCGTCGGCGGCAAGCATCACCATCGCTTCCGGTGACTCCCTCACCAGCGTGCTGCGCAAGCTGCGAGCGGCCGGTGTGGATGAAGGCGACGATCTGCAATGGCAGCTGCTGGCGCGCCAGCTCGATGCCGCCGGCAAGCTCAAGGTAGGCGAGTACGCGCTGGAGCCGGCACCCACGCCGCGCCAGCTGCTGCAGAACATGCGCCAGGGCAAGGTGCTGCAATACCGCGTCACCATCGTTGAAGGCTGGAACATCCGCCAACTGCGCGCGGCCTTGGCCCGTGCACAGCCGCTGCTGCACGAAACCACCGATCTGGCCGACACCGAGCTGATGGCCAAGCTGGGCTTCCCCGACCAGCACCCGGAAGGCCGCTTCCTGCCGGAAACCTATATCTACCAGCGCGGTGACAGCGACGTGGACGTGCTCAAGCGCGCCCATGCCGCGATGGAAAAGGAACTGGCCGCCGCCTGGGCCGGGCGCAGTGACGACCTGCCGCTGAAGTCGCCCTACGAACTGCTGATCCTGGCCTCCATCATCGAGAAGGAAACCGGCTTGGCCAGCGAGCGCCCGCAGATTGCCGGCGTGTTCGTCCGTCGCCTGAAGATGGGCATGCGCCTGCAGACCGACCCAACCGTGATCTACGGCATCGGCAGCGCCTACGACGGCAATATCCGCAAGATCCACCTGACCACCGATACGCCGTACAACACCTATACTCGCGCCGGCCTGACGCCGACGCCGATCGCCATGCCCGGCCGCGACGCGCTGCATGCCGCCGCCAACCCGGCGCCAGGCGATGCGCTGTACTTCGTCGCCGTGGGCGATGGCAGTGGCGCGCATGTGTTCTCCGCGTCCTATACCGATCACAACACCGCCGTGGCCGAATACCTGCAACGTCTGCGTGCCAAGCGCAGCGAGGCAGCGGCGCAATGA
- a CDS encoding DNA polymerase III subunit delta': protein MSEALAPWQQRAYDQTVAALDAGRLGHGLLLCGPAGMGKRAVAMRLAAHVLNHGADAAARQRNAQLIAAGTHPDLQFTSFIPNKTGDKLRTEIVIDQVREISQKLALTPQYGVAQVVIVDPADAINRSACNALLKTLEEPSPGRYLWLLSADPARLPQTIRSRCQRLEFRMPPREEAMAWLQARGYTEGVAREALDAARGHPAMADQWLQGEGMALRRQVASELDQLLAGKVGSVELAQRWTGDDNADLRLRHAADLALKKAADGLTDPARLNKLAAWFDAANRTRDLLRTTIRADLAVVELLLAWGAANQVQSKGTIR from the coding sequence ATGAGCGAAGCACTGGCCCCTTGGCAGCAGCGCGCCTATGACCAGACGGTGGCCGCGCTCGACGCGGGCCGGCTCGGCCATGGTCTGCTGCTGTGCGGCCCGGCCGGCATGGGCAAGCGCGCGGTGGCGATGCGGCTGGCCGCGCACGTACTCAACCACGGCGCAGATGCGGCAGCACGCCAGCGCAACGCCCAGTTGATTGCGGCCGGTACCCATCCGGACCTGCAGTTCACCAGCTTCATCCCCAATAAAACCGGCGACAAGCTGCGCACCGAGATCGTCATCGACCAGGTGCGTGAGATCTCGCAGAAGCTGGCGCTCACCCCGCAGTACGGCGTGGCCCAGGTGGTGATTGTTGACCCGGCCGACGCCATCAACCGCTCCGCCTGCAATGCCTTGCTGAAGACGCTGGAAGAACCGTCGCCCGGCCGCTACCTGTGGCTGCTGAGCGCCGACCCGGCGCGGCTGCCGCAGACCATCCGCAGCCGCTGCCAGCGCCTGGAGTTCCGTATGCCGCCGCGCGAGGAAGCCATGGCCTGGCTGCAGGCACGCGGCTATACCGAGGGCGTGGCGCGTGAAGCGCTGGACGCCGCCCGCGGCCACCCGGCAATGGCCGACCAATGGCTGCAAGGCGAGGGCATGGCCCTGCGCCGGCAGGTGGCCAGCGAGTTGGACCAGCTGCTGGCCGGCAAAGTGGGTAGCGTCGAACTGGCCCAGCGCTGGACCGGCGACGACAACGCCGACCTGCGCCTGCGCCATGCCGCCGACCTGGCACTGAAGAAAGCAGCCGACGGCTTGACCGATCCGGCCCGATTGAACAAGCTGGCCGCCTGGTTTGATGCCGCCAATCGCACCCGCGATCTGCTGCGCACCACCATCCGTGCCGACCTGGCCGTGGTGGAGCTGCTGCTGGCATGGGGCGCGGCCAACCAAGTGCAATCCAAGGGGACAATTCGATGA
- a CDS encoding PilZ domain-containing protein, which yields MSAMNARQGILSLAVKDKAALYGAYMPFVKNGGVFVPTPKRYFLGDEVFLLLTLPDSSERLPVAGKVVWVTPLGAQGNRQAGIGVQLAEGTDGEAIRNKIETLLAGTSTSDKPTQTM from the coding sequence ATGAGTGCGATGAACGCCCGCCAGGGCATCCTTTCACTGGCGGTCAAGGACAAGGCGGCGCTGTATGGCGCCTACATGCCGTTCGTGAAGAACGGTGGCGTCTTCGTACCCACGCCCAAGCGCTATTTCCTCGGTGACGAGGTGTTCCTGCTGCTGACCCTGCCAGACTCCAGCGAGCGCTTGCCGGTGGCCGGCAAGGTGGTCTGGGTCACCCCGTTGGGCGCGCAGGGCAACCGCCAGGCCGGCATCGGCGTGCAGCTTGCCGAAGGCACCGACGGCGAGGCCATCCGCAACAAGATCGAGACCCTGCTGGCCGGCACATCGACCTCGGACAAGCCGACCCAGACGATGTAA